Proteins encoded in a region of the Zunongwangia endophytica genome:
- a CDS encoding DUF4835 family protein, producing the protein MNRIIAILVLFSCFQLKAQELNCSVQINAEQTGQANLSVFKTLKSSLQEFVNTTSWTGRELPPEQRINCSMFITINSFEGENFSASIQVQSSRPVFASDMVSPIFNYSDDDFNFAYREYQPLNYNQNSYSSNLVSVVSFYVYTILGLDADSFQQDGGTPFFEEAKQIVTVAQQSNSSGWQPSGNTRSRFRMNADLLSNSFKEYRNAMYTYHRQGLDRMHEDLTEGKKSIAVALESLRTMNSVRRNSLLLRMFFDAKSDEIIDVFSDGPDVGTRGLTQKLNSMAPSYARKWRQIQ; encoded by the coding sequence ATGAATAGAATAATTGCAATATTAGTTTTGTTTTCTTGCTTTCAGTTGAAGGCACAGGAACTTAATTGCAGTGTTCAAATCAACGCAGAACAAACAGGGCAGGCTAATTTAAGCGTTTTTAAAACCTTAAAAAGTTCCCTTCAGGAATTTGTAAATACAACTAGCTGGACGGGTAGAGAATTGCCGCCAGAGCAACGAATTAATTGTAGTATGTTTATTACAATAAATTCTTTTGAAGGAGAAAATTTTTCAGCAAGTATCCAGGTGCAATCTTCCAGGCCTGTCTTTGCGTCAGATATGGTTTCTCCTATATTCAATTATAGTGATGACGATTTCAATTTTGCTTATCGAGAATATCAGCCATTAAATTATAATCAGAATTCTTATAGCTCTAATTTGGTTTCTGTGGTAAGTTTTTATGTTTATACAATCTTAGGCTTAGATGCCGATTCTTTTCAGCAAGATGGCGGAACTCCTTTTTTTGAAGAAGCTAAACAAATTGTCACGGTAGCCCAGCAAAGTAATAGCAGTGGCTGGCAACCAAGCGGGAATACCAGGTCCCGCTTCAGGATGAATGCAGATTTACTTTCAAATTCTTTTAAAGAATATAGAAATGCAATGTATACTTATCATAGACAAGGCTTGGATAGGATGCACGAAGATCTTACTGAAGGAAAGAAATCTATTGCTGTAGCTTTGGAAAGCTTAAGGACAATGAATTCTGTTCGCCGAAATTCGTTATTATTACGAATGTTTTTTGATGCAAAATCAGATGAAATAATCGATGTTTTTTCTGATGGCCCCGATGTTGGTACTCGCGGGCTTACCCAAAAGCTAAACAGCATGGCACCAAGTTATGCTAGAAAGTGGCGCCAAATCCAATAA
- a CDS encoding glycosyltransferase gives MNREYSFIVPVYNRPEETRELLQSMTALNFNRDFEVVIVEDGSSHTSKEIIKEFEGTLHISYYFKDNSGPGKSRNYGMQRAKGNYFLILDSDVILPEDYLTQVDNGLEKNYCDCFGGPDGAHKTFSDIQKAIDFSMTSFLTTGGIRGGKKAVNKFQPRSFNMGLSKQAFKATGGFGSIHPGEDPDLSLRLEKLNFTTCLIPKAVVFHKRRIDWEKFYSQVYKFGLTRPILNRWHKGSGKITYWFPSVFITGFVISSLATRLDIWWMLGLYVFYFLVLFFMASIKTKSLKIGSLAVIATIIQFFGYGYGFLKSSYTMLIRKTDPEEAYPGLFFKDA, from the coding sequence ATGAATAGAGAATATTCTTTTATCGTTCCTGTTTACAATCGTCCTGAAGAGACTAGAGAGTTGCTACAGAGCATGACCGCTCTAAATTTTAATCGAGATTTTGAGGTTGTAATTGTAGAAGATGGTTCTAGCCATACCTCAAAAGAGATTATTAAAGAGTTTGAAGGTACACTTCATATTAGCTATTATTTTAAGGATAATTCAGGTCCCGGTAAATCCAGAAATTATGGGATGCAGCGAGCTAAAGGAAATTATTTCCTGATTTTAGATAGTGATGTAATTTTGCCTGAAGATTATTTAACTCAGGTTGATAATGGTTTAGAAAAGAATTATTGTGATTGCTTTGGCGGTCCCGATGGTGCTCATAAAACCTTTAGCGATATTCAAAAAGCTATAGATTTTAGTATGACTTCTTTTCTTACCACCGGAGGAATTCGTGGTGGGAAGAAAGCCGTCAATAAATTCCAGCCTAGAAGTTTTAATATGGGACTTTCTAAACAAGCTTTTAAAGCAACAGGTGGTTTTGGTAGCATTCATCCTGGTGAAGATCCAGATCTTTCTTTACGTTTAGAAAAGCTGAACTTTACAACCTGTCTTATTCCTAAGGCGGTCGTATTCCATAAAAGAAGAATAGATTGGGAGAAATTTTATAGTCAGGTTTATAAATTTGGTCTTACCCGACCTATCTTAAATCGTTGGCATAAAGGGAGTGGTAAGATTACCTATTGGTTTCCCTCGGTATTTATTACAGGATTTGTAATTTCTTCATTAGCCACACGTTTAGATATTTGGTGGATGTTAGGATTATATGTATTTTATTTTCTGGTATTATTTTTTATGGCCAGTATCAAAACAAAAAGCCTCAAAATTGGATCATTAGCCGTTATAGCAACGATAATTCAGTTTTTTGGATATGGTTATGGATTTTTAAAATCTTCATATACCATGTTAATTCGTAAAACAGATCCGGAGGAAGCTTATCCGGGATTATTTTTTAAAGATGCGTAG
- a CDS encoding sensor histidine kinase yields MNRKLFVLLVVLMSLSLIGIIFVQGYWIKSTVEDREEQFSYSAKQVLIKVSEQIQNKEFERYIFEYEAQLQNSEQTIDKVTLTEYLIATRDELKNEDVFNFGSIQEADYKISSDFLGAEQKNDSIQMKKLINRKVTKIVKDVGKDSGATQTPSDIMERVMRLEDYEKEILRDVISEAAARQPLRKRVSEKTIRNLLRRELASRDLNTKFEFAVFSNSIETGVHSEKFDVAHPATYGVPLFLDRAGNSNYQLLVNFKGKKGVVLSSVTLMAVLSIVFTLIIVIAYSSALSQLIRQRQISQIKTDFINNMTHEFKTPIATINLALDAIKNPKIIADETKVFRYLKMIRDENKRMHAQVENVLRISKLERNELDLRKERMQLHDIVLDAITHVELIVEDRGGYIQTHFGALKSSILANEDHFTNVIVNILDNAIKYSEKEPRIDIYTENVKNYIIVKIRDQGAGMTKGVQKKIFEKFYREHTGDIHNVKGHGLGLAYVKQILDDHHGQISVNSEKGKGSTFIIKLPLIS; encoded by the coding sequence ATGAATAGGAAGTTGTTTGTACTACTCGTTGTCTTAATGAGTTTATCTCTTATCGGTATTATTTTCGTACAGGGCTACTGGATTAAGAGTACAGTTGAGGACAGAGAAGAACAGTTTTCTTATAGCGCAAAACAGGTTTTAATTAAAGTTTCAGAACAAATTCAGAATAAAGAATTTGAGCGCTATATTTTTGAGTACGAAGCTCAGCTACAAAATTCTGAACAAACGATAGATAAAGTTACTTTAACCGAATATCTAATCGCTACACGTGATGAGTTAAAGAATGAAGACGTTTTTAACTTTGGCAGTATACAAGAGGCAGATTATAAGATTTCTTCTGATTTTCTTGGTGCCGAGCAGAAGAACGATAGCATTCAGATGAAGAAGCTTATAAACCGTAAAGTAACCAAAATCGTAAAAGATGTAGGTAAGGATAGCGGTGCTACTCAAACACCTTCAGATATTATGGAGCGTGTGATGCGTTTAGAGGATTACGAGAAGGAGATTTTGCGAGATGTTATATCTGAAGCAGCTGCGAGACAACCCTTAAGAAAACGAGTTTCAGAGAAAACGATACGTAATTTGCTAAGACGTGAATTAGCAAGTCGCGATCTTAATACTAAATTTGAGTTTGCTGTATTTAGCAATTCTATAGAGACAGGAGTGCATTCAGAAAAATTTGATGTAGCTCATCCTGCTACCTATGGCGTGCCATTATTTTTAGATAGAGCAGGAAATAGCAATTATCAGTTACTGGTTAATTTTAAAGGCAAAAAAGGTGTCGTATTATCTTCAGTGACTCTAATGGCTGTTTTATCTATAGTGTTTACTCTAATCATCGTTATAGCATATTCTAGTGCGTTATCACAGTTAATAAGACAGCGTCAAATATCGCAGATCAAAACTGACTTTATCAATAATATGACGCATGAATTTAAAACGCCAATTGCTACAATTAATCTGGCGTTAGATGCGATAAAAAATCCGAAAATTATTGCAGATGAAACTAAAGTGTTTCGATATCTGAAAATGATTAGAGATGAAAATAAAAGAATGCACGCTCAGGTCGAAAATGTATTGCGAATTTCGAAATTAGAAAGAAATGAGCTCGATTTAAGAAAAGAGCGCATGCAATTGCATGACATTGTTTTAGACGCAATAACTCATGTAGAGTTAATTGTTGAAGATCGCGGAGGTTATATTCAGACGCATTTTGGAGCCTTAAAATCTTCAATATTAGCAAACGAGGATCATTTTACCAATGTGATAGTGAATATCCTTGATAATGCGATTAAGTATAGTGAAAAAGAGCCCAGAATCGATATTTATACTGAAAATGTAAAGAATTACATTATTGTGAAAATAAGAGATCAGGGGGCGGGAATGACAAAAGGTGTTCAGAAAAAAATATTTGAAAAATTTTATAGAGAACACACTGGTGATATTCATAATGTAAAAGGACATGGTTTAGGATTAGCTTATGTAAAGCAAATTTTGGACGATCACCACGGTCAAATTAGCGTTAATAGCGAAAAAGGAAAAGGAAGTACGTTTATAATTAAATTACCACTAATATCATAA
- a CDS encoding YbbR-like domain-containing protein has product MRSYGNIGGKKIKKANVQVFGFFLIFSAILWVLVQLSKEYNRNVEIPLTYVNMPLDKSLHDSPKSLKFNLEAKGFLLIWKYQLFKPGLTIDLSNTSEVGSQLIYNIKDNRNTIENQLNIDFDNANFLKDSLVFDFQPRKEKRILVSPKTDLNYDVGFSAIENVHLEPDSVTVSGPQNIIDTLTSITTKSIKGDNLSKSISGTIAIDTSNLGMLNFYRNTVDYNQKIEKFTEGNVEISVEVINVPRGTNLTIFPKKVVVYYQVNLKNYEYVKGEQFKIICDFNEIQDGVGYMLAKVSKKPRYVNNVRLNERKIQFIIKR; this is encoded by the coding sequence ATGCGTAGTTACGGAAACATAGGAGGAAAAAAAATCAAAAAAGCCAACGTACAGGTCTTCGGCTTCTTTTTGATATTTTCTGCAATTTTATGGGTGTTGGTTCAACTCTCCAAAGAGTATAACCGTAATGTAGAAATCCCTCTTACTTATGTAAATATGCCGCTCGATAAAAGCTTGCATGATTCTCCTAAAAGTTTGAAATTTAATTTGGAGGCTAAAGGTTTTTTATTGATCTGGAAGTATCAGCTATTTAAACCGGGATTAACGATAGATTTAAGTAATACTTCAGAGGTTGGCTCTCAATTAATCTATAATATCAAAGACAATAGAAATACGATCGAAAATCAGTTAAATATAGATTTCGATAATGCTAATTTCCTGAAAGACTCTCTGGTTTTCGATTTTCAGCCAAGAAAAGAAAAAAGAATCCTCGTTTCACCCAAAACTGATTTGAATTATGATGTAGGTTTCTCGGCTATCGAAAATGTACATCTAGAACCCGATAGTGTAACAGTTAGCGGCCCTCAAAATATTATAGATACTTTAACCAGTATTACTACGAAGTCCATTAAAGGTGATAATTTAAGTAAAAGTATTTCTGGTACGATTGCGATCGATACCAGTAATTTGGGAATGCTAAATTTCTACCGAAATACAGTAGACTACAACCAGAAAATCGAAAAATTTACCGAAGGAAATGTTGAAATTTCAGTAGAAGTGATTAACGTTCCAAGAGGAACTAATCTTACTATATTCCCTAAAAAAGTAGTGGTTTATTATCAGGTAAACCTTAAAAATTACGAGTACGTAAAAGGAGAGCAGTTTAAAATTATATGTGATTTTAATGAAATTCAGGATGGTGTTGGCTACATGCTGGCTAAGGTTAGTAAGAAACCAAGGTATGTGAACAATGTGCGTTTAAACGAGCGTAAAATTCAATTTATCATTAAACGATGA
- the miaA gene encoding tRNA (adenosine(37)-N6)-dimethylallyltransferase MiaA, giving the protein MNNKILISVVGPTAIGKTALGIHIANYFDTEIISADSRQFFKEMNIGTAVPSPEELSAAKHHFIQQISIEDQYSVGDFEKEAISKLTELFLNHDVVVMVGGSGLYIKSVIEGLDNFPDINPEIRKKLNKILAKEGLQPLQRKLQNLDPEYYANADIENPHRIIRALEICIGTGKKFSSFRNQKKSQRNFKTIEIGLTADRQIIYDRINQRVDLMMQAGLLEEAKNLYPKKHLNALNTVGYKELFSYLDNEIELDFAISEIKKNTRRFAKRQLTWFRKNDNIHWFDYKSKPEDINAFISEEIKKLH; this is encoded by the coding sequence ATGAATAACAAAATACTTATTAGTGTTGTTGGACCCACAGCGATTGGAAAAACCGCACTAGGAATACATATCGCAAATTATTTTGATACTGAAATTATTTCAGCAGATTCCAGACAGTTTTTTAAGGAAATGAATATTGGTACTGCGGTGCCTTCTCCTGAAGAATTATCGGCTGCCAAACATCATTTTATACAACAAATTTCTATAGAAGATCAATATTCTGTTGGTGATTTTGAAAAAGAAGCTATTTCAAAATTAACTGAATTATTTCTGAATCATGATGTAGTGGTTATGGTTGGAGGAAGTGGATTGTATATAAAAAGTGTCATTGAAGGTTTAGATAATTTCCCGGATATTAATCCTGAAATTCGTAAAAAACTTAATAAAATTTTAGCGAAAGAAGGTTTACAACCACTTCAAAGAAAATTGCAAAATTTAGATCCTGAATATTACGCAAATGCTGATATAGAAAATCCACATCGTATTATTAGGGCGCTTGAAATTTGTATAGGTACTGGCAAAAAGTTTTCCTCTTTCCGTAACCAGAAAAAATCGCAAAGAAATTTTAAAACCATAGAGATTGGTCTTACGGCAGATCGACAAATAATCTACGATCGCATTAATCAACGAGTAGATTTGATGATGCAAGCCGGACTTTTAGAAGAAGCCAAGAACCTCTATCCAAAAAAACATTTGAATGCCTTAAATACTGTTGGCTACAAAGAACTCTTCAGTTATTTAGATAACGAAATCGAGTTGGATTTTGCCATTTCAGAAATTAAAAAAAATACGCGTCGTTTTGCCAAAAGACAGCTTACGTGGTTCAGAAAAAATGACAATATTCATTGGTTTGATTATAAGAGCAAACCTGAAGACATCAATGCTTTTATTTCCGAAGAAATAAAAAAACTACATTAA
- a CDS encoding ion transporter — translation MKSIDNRPQWKKKLYEIIYEADTPMGKIFDIVLLVLIVFSVALVMLESITHLHVKYYWEFFIAEWVITIFFTIEYIARIVVIKRPKSYIFSFYGIVDLLSTVPSYLGFFMGGKNLFFAIRALRLLRVFRVLKITRYVGESNKLMIALQKSKAKILVFLFAVFIICIITGTLMHLIEGKAGGFTNIPISIYWCIVTLTTVGFGDIAPITPLGRLLASLLMIVGYGIIAVPTGIVGAEYSKATDESIADNTQVCPHCNEDQHLADAEFCHNCGNKLNE, via the coding sequence TTGAAGAGTATAGATAACAGGCCACAGTGGAAGAAAAAGCTTTACGAAATCATTTATGAAGCTGATACTCCAATGGGGAAAATATTCGATATTGTACTTTTAGTGCTTATCGTTTTTAGTGTCGCCTTAGTTATGTTAGAAAGCATAACTCATCTTCACGTAAAGTATTACTGGGAGTTTTTTATTGCAGAATGGGTTATTACAATTTTCTTCACCATCGAATATATTGCAAGGATAGTGGTTATAAAGCGGCCTAAAAGCTATATTTTTAGTTTCTACGGAATTGTAGATCTGTTATCTACTGTTCCAAGCTATCTCGGCTTTTTTATGGGCGGCAAGAATCTGTTTTTTGCTATTAGAGCTTTACGATTATTACGAGTTTTTAGAGTACTTAAAATCACCCGTTACGTTGGCGAATCTAACAAACTGATGATTGCGCTTCAAAAAAGTAAAGCGAAGATACTTGTGTTCTTATTCGCCGTCTTTATTATTTGTATAATTACGGGCACCTTAATGCACCTAATAGAAGGGAAAGCCGGTGGATTTACAAATATTCCAATAAGCATCTACTGGTGTATTGTAACGCTTACTACGGTAGGATTTGGCGATATAGCTCCTATCACACCACTTGGGCGACTATTAGCTTCACTATTAATGATTGTTGGATACGGAATTATCGCAGTCCCTACGGGTATCGTTGGTGCAGAATATAGCAAAGCTACCGACGAAAGTATTGCCGACAATACTCAGGTTTGTCCTCATTGCAACGAAGACCAACACTTAGCCGATGCCGAATTTTGTCATAATTGCGGAAATAAATTAAATGAATAA
- a CDS encoding response regulator transcription factor, whose product METENKKILLVEDDPNFGTVLKDYLAMNDYEVTHAKNGMEGFEKFKKDDFDLCILDVMMPYKDGFTLAKEIREKNEEIPIIFLTAKAMKEDVLKGYKVGADDYLNKPFDSEVLLMKIKAIMQRKATDSVADSKQFEFEIGGFHLNSKLRFLTYKDEEAQKLSPKENELLRLLALHENDLMPRELALTKIWRDDNYFTSRSMDVYIAKLRKYLKKDENVEILNIHGEGFRLVVKNKEEESKA is encoded by the coding sequence ATGGAAACTGAAAACAAGAAAATTTTACTAGTAGAGGACGATCCAAACTTCGGAACCGTTCTTAAAGATTACCTTGCAATGAACGATTACGAGGTGACTCACGCAAAAAACGGAATGGAAGGATTCGAAAAATTTAAGAAAGATGATTTCGATCTTTGTATTCTAGATGTGATGATGCCTTATAAAGATGGATTTACCTTGGCGAAAGAAATTCGTGAAAAGAACGAGGAAATTCCAATTATCTTCTTAACCGCAAAAGCGATGAAAGAGGATGTATTAAAAGGATACAAAGTAGGAGCAGACGATTACCTAAACAAACCTTTTGATAGCGAAGTATTGCTTATGAAGATTAAAGCAATCATGCAGCGTAAAGCTACAGATAGTGTTGCAGATAGTAAGCAATTTGAGTTTGAAATCGGAGGTTTTCACCTAAATTCTAAACTTAGATTTTTAACCTATAAGGACGAAGAAGCTCAAAAACTTTCTCCTAAAGAAAACGAATTACTTCGTCTGTTGGCCTTACATGAAAATGATTTAATGCCAAGAGAGTTAGCCTTAACTAAAATTTGGAGAGACGATAACTACTTTACTTCTAGAAGTATGGATGTTTATATCGCAAAATTACGTAAGTATCTTAAGAAAGATGAAAACGTAGAGATTTTGAACATTCACGGTGAAGGATTTAGACTTGTTGTAAAAAACAAGGAAGAAGAAAGCAAAGCATAA
- the recN gene encoding DNA repair protein RecN codes for MLTSLSIKNYALIEDINMNLQPGFTIITGETGAGKSIMLGALGLLLGNRADYSSIKNPDKKCVIEGVFDVSNYGLTNFFEKADLDYESKTIIRREILASGKSRAFVNDTPVTLASLNGLGNYLIDIHSQHETLSLGNTDYQFQVIDTIANNDALNLEYREALKDLRALQKRQEVLKEEQAQATKEYDYNVFLLNEIDEAKLESGMLEELEARYEELNNVEELTEQVNSAINFIAQEEIGSLSTLKEVRNNLAKISRFSANYESMHERVQSVIIELDDINAELEAALESTEADPQELEKTNDKLQIIYNLQKKHNVSEISELLEIADDLRKQVAVSENADEALAEIASAIKKQEGKLSKFAKSLHDRRQKIIPPFVKETEAMLSGLGMPNAKLKISLEQGEKFFANGNDTLGWYLAANKGGSFKEIRKAASGGELSRIMLAVKSILAAQSNLPTIIFDEIDTGVSGDIAQKMGEILQKMGQSMQVLAITHLPQIAGKGSAHFKIFKEDTGEVTSTKIRRLEREERIDELAMMLGGNAIGESARAHAVSLLEN; via the coding sequence TTGCTTACATCTTTATCTATTAAAAATTACGCGTTGATCGAAGATATCAACATGAATTTACAGCCTGGTTTTACCATTATTACTGGAGAAACCGGAGCAGGGAAATCTATTATGCTGGGTGCATTAGGTTTGCTTTTAGGAAATCGGGCAGATTATAGTTCGATTAAAAATCCTGATAAAAAATGTGTAATAGAAGGAGTTTTTGATGTTTCTAATTATGGCTTAACGAACTTTTTTGAAAAAGCCGACTTAGATTACGAATCCAAAACGATTATTAGAAGAGAAATTTTAGCTTCTGGGAAATCTCGTGCCTTTGTAAATGACACGCCGGTAACGCTGGCAAGTTTAAATGGATTAGGAAATTATTTAATTGATATTCACAGTCAGCATGAAACTTTAAGCTTAGGAAACACCGATTATCAGTTTCAGGTAATAGATACTATCGCCAATAATGATGCTTTAAATTTAGAATATCGAGAAGCTTTAAAAGATCTTCGAGCTTTACAAAAGCGTCAGGAAGTTTTAAAAGAAGAACAGGCACAGGCAACCAAAGAGTACGATTATAATGTGTTTTTGCTGAATGAAATAGATGAGGCAAAGCTAGAATCTGGAATGCTGGAAGAGCTAGAGGCCCGCTATGAAGAGCTAAATAATGTTGAAGAATTAACCGAACAGGTAAATTCGGCAATCAACTTTATCGCTCAGGAAGAAATAGGGAGCTTAAGCACACTAAAAGAGGTTCGAAATAATTTAGCTAAAATATCGAGATTTTCAGCGAATTACGAAAGTATGCACGAACGTGTGCAAAGTGTGATTATCGAATTAGATGATATTAATGCTGAGTTGGAAGCGGCTTTAGAAAGTACAGAAGCCGATCCTCAGGAATTGGAGAAGACAAACGATAAGCTTCAGATAATTTACAACCTTCAGAAGAAGCATAACGTTTCAGAAATTTCAGAATTACTAGAAATTGCAGATGATCTAAGAAAGCAGGTGGCTGTTAGTGAAAATGCAGACGAAGCTTTAGCTGAAATCGCTTCAGCAATAAAAAAACAAGAAGGTAAATTATCGAAATTTGCCAAAAGTCTTCACGATCGCAGGCAAAAAATTATTCCTCCGTTTGTAAAAGAAACAGAGGCAATGCTAAGCGGATTGGGAATGCCAAATGCTAAATTGAAAATTAGCTTAGAACAGGGAGAAAAGTTTTTTGCTAACGGAAACGATACTTTAGGATGGTATTTAGCGGCAAATAAAGGCGGAAGTTTCAAAGAAATACGCAAAGCAGCTTCGGGAGGAGAATTATCCCGAATCATGTTGGCCGTAAAAAGTATTTTAGCAGCTCAAAGTAATCTGCCAACGATTATTTTTGATGAAATTGATACCGGAGTATCTGGTGATATTGCACAAAAAATGGGTGAGATTTTACAGAAAATGGGGCAGAGTATGCAGGTGTTAGCGATTACACATTTACCACAAATTGCCGGTAAAGGAAGTGCTCATTTTAAAATATTTAAAGAAGATACGGGAGAAGTAACCAGTACCAAGATTAGAAGATTAGAACGAGAAGAGCGTATCGACGAATTAGCGATGATGTTGGGAGGAAATGCTATTGGAGAATCGGCTAGGGCACACGCGGTATCGCTGCTTGAGAATTAA
- a CDS encoding enoyl-ACP reductase FabI — MSYNLLKGKKGIIFGALDENSIAWKTAVKAHEEGAEFVLTNAPIAMRMGSIKNLAEQTGAEIIPADATKVEDLENLVDKAVEILGGKIDFVLHSIGMSVNVRKGKHYTDQNYDFTAKGWDVSAVSFHKTMQALYKKDAMNEWGSIVALSYMAAQRVFPDYNDMADNKAYLESIARSFGYFFGKDKKVRVNTISQSPTPTTAGQGVKGFDGFIAYADKMSPLGNATAQECADYTITLFSDLTKKVTLQNLYHDGGFSNVGVSQEVMEAFVEKEGEK, encoded by the coding sequence ATGTCATATAACCTTTTAAAAGGAAAAAAAGGAATCATTTTCGGGGCATTAGATGAGAATTCTATTGCATGGAAAACAGCGGTAAAAGCCCACGAAGAAGGTGCTGAATTTGTGCTTACCAACGCACCAATTGCCATGAGAATGGGAAGCATTAAAAACTTAGCTGAACAAACCGGAGCTGAAATTATTCCTGCGGATGCTACAAAAGTTGAAGACCTAGAAAATCTTGTAGACAAAGCGGTAGAAATTCTTGGAGGAAAAATAGACTTTGTACTTCACTCTATCGGGATGTCTGTAAACGTTAGAAAAGGAAAGCATTACACCGATCAAAATTATGATTTTACGGCTAAAGGCTGGGATGTTTCTGCAGTTTCTTTCCACAAAACAATGCAAGCACTTTACAAAAAAGATGCAATGAATGAATGGGGTAGTATCGTAGCGCTTTCTTATATGGCGGCACAACGTGTATTTCCAGATTATAACGATATGGCCGATAATAAAGCCTATTTAGAAAGTATCGCTCGTAGTTTTGGTTATTTCTTCGGAAAAGATAAAAAAGTGAGAGTAAATACTATTTCTCAATCGCCAACACCAACTACAGCAGGACAGGGTGTAAAAGGTTTTGATGGGTTTATTGCATACGCCGATAAAATGTCTCCACTAGGTAACGCAACAGCACAAGAATGTGCTGATTATACCATTACTTTATTTTCTGACCTAACTAAGAAAGTAACTTTACAGAATTTATATCACGACGGAGGTTTCTCTAACGTAGGCGTTAGCCAAGAAGTTATGGAAGCTTTTGTAGAGAAAGAAGGCGAAAAGTAA
- the coaE gene encoding dephospho-CoA kinase (Dephospho-CoA kinase (CoaE) performs the final step in coenzyme A biosynthesis.), whose protein sequence is MIKVGLTGGIGSGKTTVSKMFKELGVPVYIADDAGKELMNSSTEIREKIINLLGKESYNEDSPNRPFIASKVFKDKELLEQLNGIIHPAVAQHFKEWIARQSYPYIIYEAAILFEKGSQKNFDFTVLVSAPKEIRIKRLLERDNSNREDIEARMDNQWDDAAKRRIADFEIINEEIEHSKKQVVQLNDIILKSAKIS, encoded by the coding sequence ATGATCAAAGTAGGGCTTACAGGAGGTATTGGTAGTGGTAAAACCACCGTTTCTAAGATGTTTAAAGAACTTGGCGTTCCTGTTTACATCGCAGATGATGCCGGTAAGGAACTTATGAACTCGTCTACTGAAATTCGTGAAAAGATTATCAATTTATTAGGGAAAGAATCCTATAACGAAGATTCGCCAAATCGTCCATTTATCGCTTCTAAAGTATTTAAAGATAAAGAACTTTTAGAGCAGCTAAATGGTATAATTCATCCTGCCGTTGCGCAGCATTTTAAAGAATGGATTGCGCGCCAATCTTATCCATATATTATATACGAAGCCGCAATTTTATTCGAAAAGGGTAGCCAGAAAAATTTTGATTTTACAGTTTTGGTTTCTGCGCCAAAAGAAATACGAATTAAAAGACTTCTAGAGCGAGATAATTCTAATCGGGAAGACATCGAAGCCAGAATGGACAATCAATGGGATGATGCTGCTAAGCGTAGAATAGCGGATTTCGAGATTATAAATGAAGAAATTGAACATTCTAAGAAACAAGTTGTACAATTAAACGATATTATCTTAAAGTCGGCTAAAATTTCCTAA